From the Shewanella amazonensis SB2B genome, one window contains:
- a CDS encoding class I SAM-dependent methyltransferase, with translation MDDFLTINQHAWDNRTELHLESDFYDMPGFMAGNTSLREIELAELDVRGKSLLHLQCHFGQDTLSWAREGAASVTGLDLSPKAIAAATQIADTLDIEAKLGVPVQFVCGNVLDARNLVEGDFDLVYASYGVLCWLPDLTVWANTIASCLKPGGYFYLAEFHPIKALLDGYDYFYTGKADVEQEGSYTENSRDAENTMVSWSHDLGQVVSALINAGLVIESLREYDFSPYNCFENLEEEEPGRFRQRIDGKPIPLVFSIKARKP, from the coding sequence ATGGACGACTTCCTCACTATCAATCAGCACGCTTGGGATAACCGTACCGAGCTGCATCTCGAGTCCGACTTTTACGATATGCCCGGTTTTATGGCGGGTAACACCAGCTTGCGCGAAATTGAACTTGCCGAGCTGGATGTGCGAGGTAAAAGTTTGCTCCACCTGCAGTGTCACTTCGGTCAGGATACCCTGTCATGGGCCCGTGAAGGCGCCGCTTCGGTCACTGGTCTGGACCTGTCTCCCAAGGCCATTGCCGCCGCAACCCAAATTGCAGATACGCTCGATATCGAGGCGAAATTGGGTGTACCCGTGCAGTTTGTGTGTGGCAATGTGCTGGATGCCCGCAATCTCGTTGAGGGCGATTTCGACCTGGTCTATGCCTCCTACGGCGTGCTTTGCTGGCTGCCGGATTTAACTGTCTGGGCCAATACCATTGCTTCCTGCCTCAAGCCCGGGGGCTATTTTTATCTCGCGGAGTTTCATCCCATCAAGGCGCTGCTCGATGGTTATGATTACTTCTATACCGGCAAGGCTGATGTGGAGCAAGAGGGCAGTTACACAGAAAACAGCCGTGACGCCGAAAACACCATGGTCAGTTGGTCGCACGATCTGGGGCAGGTGGTATCGGCACTGATTAACGCTGGATTGGTGATAGAGTCGCTGCGGGAATATGACTTCAGCCCCTATAACTGCTTCGAAAACCTCGAAGAAGAGGAGCCCGGCCGTTTTCGCCAGCGTATCGATGGCAAACCCATTCCACTGGTGTTTTCCATCAAGGCCCGTAAGCCCTGA